Proteins encoded together in one Rhea pennata isolate bPtePen1 chromosome 27, bPtePen1.pri, whole genome shotgun sequence window:
- the NCLN gene encoding BOS complex subunit NCLN: MLEEAGEVLESVLKASCLPLSFLLFVPAVLLLLGPPPAAEAAHEFTVYRMQQYELGGQPYGTRSAVLNTEARTVEADVLSRRCVMMRLVDFSYEQYQKALRQSAGAVVIILPQSISSVPQDVVRQFMEIEPEMLAMETVVPVYFAVEDEELLSIYEQTRAASASQGSASAAEVLLHTATANGFQMVTSGAQSKAINDWLIPSVEGRLTGLGGEDLPTVVIVAHYDSFGVAPWLSHGADSNGSGISVLLELARLFSRLYTYRRTHAGYNLLFFASGGGKFNYQGTKRWLEDNLDHTDSSLLQDNVAFVLCLDTLGRGNSLHLHVSKPPKEGTLQHAFLRELEMVVASQFPEVKFSMVHKKINLAEDMLAWEHERFAIRRLPAFTISHLESHRDSLRNSIMDGRAHVDTKALTRNTRIIAEALTRVIYNLTEKGTPADLQIFTEQMQIQEEQLESVMDWLSSQPRAAQLIDKDSTFLNTLEYYMGRYLKDVKQHHVKADKRDPEFVFYDQLKQVMNAYRVKPAIFDLLLAVCIAAYLGVAYVAVQHFGLLYKMVQRLSLKTKQQ; this comes from the exons atgCTGGAGGAGGCGGGCGAGGTGCTAGAGTCGGTGCTGAAGGCCTCGTGCCTGCCGCTGAGCTTCCTGCTCTTCGTGCCtgccgtgctgctgctgctgggcccaCCGCCCGCCGCTGAGGCCGCCCATGAGTTCACAGTGTACCGAATGCAGCAGTACGAGCTGGGCGGGCAACCCTACG GCACCCGGAGTGCAGTGCTAAACACGGAAGCCCGCACTGTAGAAGCAGACGTTCTGAGCCGCCGCTGCGTCATGATGCGGCTGGTGGATTTCTCCTATGAGCAATACCAGAAGGCTCTCCGCCAGTCAGCTGGTGCTGTGGTGATCATCTTGCCCCAGTCCATTTCTTCTGTCCCACAGGATGTTGtgagg CAATTCATGGAGATAGAACCAGAAATGCTTGCTATGGAAACTGTTGTGCCAGTCTACTTTGCAGTGGAAGATGAAGAACTGCTGTCTATCTATGAACAAACAAGGGCTGCTTCTGCATCACAAGGTTCTGCATCGGCTGCAGAGG TTCTCTTGCACACGGCAACTGCCAATGGCTTCCAGATGGTGACTAGCGGGGCTCAGAGCAAAGCTATCAATGACTGGCTCATACCCAGCGTGGAG GGAAGGCTGACAGGGCTGGGTGGAGAAGACCTGCCCACTGTTGTGATAGTTGCCCATTATGATTCTTTTGGAGTCGCCCCC TGGCTGTCGCATGGTGCTGACTCCAATGGCAGTGGTATCTCTGTGCTACTGGAATTAGCCAGGCTGTTTTCCCGGCTCTACACCTACCGACGTACCCATGCTGG GTATAACTTGCTGTTCTTTGCATCTGGAGGTGGCAAATTTAATTATCAAGGAACCAAGCGATGGCTGGAAGACAACTTGGATCACACTG ATTCCAGCTTGCTACAGGATAACGTAGCATTTGTTCTCTGCCTGGACACTCTGGGCCGAGGGAACAGCCTTCATCTCCATGTCTCAAAGCCTCCCAAAGAGGGGACCCTACAGCATGCGTTTCTGAGAGAATTAGAGATG GTTGTTGCCAGCCAGTTCCCAGAGGTGAAGTTTTCCATGGTGCACAAGAAGATAAACTTGGCTGAGGACATGCTAGCATGGGAGCACGAGCGTTTTGCCATCCGACGCTTGCCAGCATTCACCATCTCTCATCTAGAGAGCCACCGGGACAGCCTGCGCAACAGCATTATGGATGGGAG GGCACATGTGGACACTAAGGCACTAACCAGGAATACTAGGATCATTGCTGAGGCTTTGACAAGGGTCATCTACAACCTAACAGAAAAG GGAACACCTGCAGATCTACAGATCTTCACAGAGCAGATG CAGATCCAGGAGGAGCAACTAGAGTCAGTGATGGACTGGCTGAGCAGTCAGCCAAGAGCTGCCCAGCTGATTGATAAAGACAGCACCTTCCTCAACACCCTAGAATATTATATGGGCCGCTACCTGAAGGATGTGAAACAACATCATGTAAAAGCAGACAAAAG GGACCCTGAGTTTGTGTTCTATGACCAGCTGAAGCAGGTGATGAATGCATACAG GGTCAAGCCAGCAATATTTGACCTGCTTCTGGCTGTCTGCATTGCAGCCTACCTTGGAGTTGCCTATGTTGCAGTCCag CACTTTGGTCTCCTTTACAAGATGGTACAGAGATTATCccttaaaacaaagcagcagtga